One Phocaeicola dorei genomic region harbors:
- a CDS encoding glycoside hydrolase family 28 protein, translated as MNNKTLLLTLSFTLGTLFTNAQSLSGFQWGEGMGTPDLSWTAQVGAKTYPEGKIFQAADYGLKNDSTQLSTAALQKAIDECHRSGGGTVEVAPGYYRIGAIYLKSNVNLHLNQGTTLIASEDIDLYPEMRSRVAGIEMVWPSAVINILDAENAAISGAGTLDCRGKIFWDKYWTMRKDYEKRKLRWIVDYDCKRVRGMLISNSRHITLKDFTLMRTGFWGCQVLYSDQCTLNGLKINNNVGGHGPSTDGIDIDSSTNILIENCEVDCNDDNICLKAGRDADGLRVNRPTENIIVRGCIARKGAGLITCGSETSGCIRNVLGYNLQAYGTSSTLRLKSAMNRGGTVENIYMTQVTADNVRHVLAADLNWNPSYSYSTLPAEYEGKEIPEHWKVMLTPVTPKEKGYPHFRNVWLSDVKATNVQTFITAAGWNEELPLQNFHISGIKAKVNKAGSIIFTEDFHLEDVRLQVEDGSRVEEKNNKNAQINISYENNMEL; from the coding sequence ATGAATAACAAAACATTATTATTAACCCTATCATTTACCTTAGGTACCCTCTTTACCAATGCCCAATCCCTCTCCGGATTCCAATGGGGAGAAGGGATGGGAACTCCTGACCTTTCGTGGACTGCCCAAGTAGGAGCCAAAACCTATCCTGAGGGAAAAATATTCCAAGCAGCCGATTACGGATTGAAAAATGACAGTACCCAGTTAAGCACTGCCGCCCTGCAGAAAGCTATTGACGAATGCCACCGTTCCGGAGGAGGAACAGTGGAAGTAGCCCCGGGATACTACCGGATTGGTGCCATCTACCTGAAAAGTAATGTAAACCTCCACCTCAACCAAGGTACGACGCTGATAGCCAGCGAGGATATAGATTTATACCCCGAAATGCGCTCCCGCGTGGCAGGTATCGAAATGGTATGGCCCTCGGCAGTCATCAATATTCTGGATGCAGAAAACGCAGCTATCAGCGGAGCAGGTACGTTGGATTGTCGTGGAAAAATATTTTGGGATAAATATTGGACCATGCGGAAGGATTACGAGAAACGCAAACTGCGGTGGATCGTGGACTACGACTGCAAACGAGTAAGAGGAATGCTCATCTCGAACAGCCGCCATATAACACTAAAAGACTTTACCTTGATGCGTACCGGATTTTGGGGTTGCCAAGTGCTGTATTCCGACCAATGTACCTTGAACGGACTGAAAATCAATAATAACGTAGGGGGGCATGGTCCCAGTACGGATGGTATTGACATTGATTCCAGCACCAATATCCTGATTGAAAACTGTGAAGTAGATTGCAACGATGACAATATCTGCCTGAAAGCCGGACGGGATGCCGACGGCCTGCGTGTAAACCGTCCCACCGAAAATATCATTGTTCGTGGATGCATTGCACGTAAAGGTGCGGGACTTATTACCTGCGGCAGCGAAACTTCAGGCTGCATCCGAAATGTCTTGGGATATAACCTTCAAGCATACGGAACCTCTTCCACCCTCCGTCTGAAATCTGCCATGAACCGCGGTGGAACCGTAGAAAATATCTACATGACCCAAGTGACAGCAGACAATGTCCGCCATGTACTGGCAGCGGACCTTAACTGGAACCCCAGCTATAGTTATTCTACCTTACCGGCTGAATATGAAGGAAAAGAGATTCCCGAACATTGGAAGGTTATGCTGACTCCTGTCACACCTAAAGAAAAAGGGTATCCGCATTTCCGTAATGTATGGCTCAGCGATGTAAAAGCTACTAATGTGCAAACCTTTATCACCGCTGCAGGCTGGAATGAGGAACTGCCTTTGCAGAATTTCCATATTTCCGGCATAAAAGCCAAGGTAAATAAAGCAGGAAGCATTATCTTTACCGAAGACTTCCACTTGGAAGATGTCCGGTTACAAGTAGAAGACGGCAGCCGTGTGGAAGAAAAAAACAATAAGAACGCACAAATCAATATCAGCTATGAAAACAACATGGAATTATAG
- a CDS encoding DUF4450 domain-containing protein: MKTTWNYSRWLLPFFLCMLLSVFSNNAQTLPFRLSKGAGTFRLGVVCGNESCWLDQCSVKKKGQAYTIKDKLWKEGEIKLIVCPLTDSNGFIMEISGERLPEELKLCWAFGACDGADDPAVTDNSIPAASCFHNVFSIEGNAFTTYYGESMKLRTVHGVSPIGSDIRLSDGHKQASPLALFNSGKKTDAPVISALYPWKPQEKLYFCFYQRADYNYFMLPGLFEKEHKTRSK; this comes from the coding sequence ATGAAAACAACATGGAATTATAGCCGGTGGCTACTTCCGTTCTTTCTCTGTATGCTGTTGTCTGTCTTTAGCAACAACGCCCAGACTCTTCCCTTCCGCTTATCCAAAGGTGCGGGAACTTTCCGTCTGGGAGTGGTTTGCGGCAATGAAAGTTGCTGGCTGGACCAATGCAGTGTCAAGAAAAAGGGACAGGCTTATACCATTAAAGATAAATTATGGAAAGAAGGTGAAATAAAGCTGATTGTATGTCCATTGACAGATAGTAATGGTTTTATCATGGAGATTTCCGGTGAGCGATTACCCGAAGAGCTCAAACTTTGCTGGGCTTTCGGTGCATGCGACGGCGCAGACGACCCTGCCGTAACAGACAACAGTATTCCGGCAGCCTCCTGCTTCCATAATGTATTCAGTATAGAAGGAAACGCTTTTACTACCTATTATGGTGAAAGCATGAAACTGAGAACGGTTCATGGGGTATCTCCCATCGGTTCCGATATTCGTCTGTCCGACGGACATAAACAAGCATCCCCGCTTGCTTTATTCAACTCCGGTAAAAAGACAGATGCCCCTGTCATCTCTGCCCTATACCCGTGGAAACCGCAAGAAAAGCTCTACTTTTGTTTCTACCAACGAGCAGATTATAATTATTTCATGCTACCCGGATTATTCGAGAAAGAACATAAAACCCGATCAAAATGA
- a CDS encoding glycoside hydrolase family 28 protein, with translation MKQLILFLLCLSTWTAQAKIYNVKDYGAKADGTTIDTPAINRAIEEAASQGGGTIYFPAGEYACYSIRLASHIHLYIEQGAQIVGAFPSATEGYDLAEPNEHTQFQDFGHSHWKNSLIWGIGLEDITISGPGLIYGKGLTREESRLPGVGNKAISLKLCKNVTLKDFSLLHCGHFGLLATGVDNLSILNVKVDTNRDGFDIDCCKNVRISHCTVNAPWDDAIVLKASYGLGYFKDTENVTISDCFVSGYDRGSVLDCTWQRDEPQAPDHGFVTGRIKLGTESSGNFKNIAITNCIFERCRGLALETVDGGKLEDIVISNITMRDIVNAPIFLRLGARMRSPQGTPVGTMKRILISHVNVFNADSRYSSIISGIPGALIENVTLSDIHIYHQGGYTEADGLLTPPEQEKVYPEPWMFGTIPAKGFYIRHARNITLDNVNFHYEKADGRPLFVTEDANDIRYRNITVDGKEFNAANL, from the coding sequence ATGAAACAACTCATACTCTTCCTTTTATGCCTCAGCACATGGACAGCACAGGCAAAGATATACAATGTAAAAGATTACGGAGCGAAAGCCGATGGTACTACCATTGACACCCCTGCCATAAATCGAGCTATTGAGGAAGCTGCCTCTCAGGGTGGAGGAACCATTTACTTCCCCGCCGGAGAATACGCGTGCTATTCCATACGTCTGGCCAGTCATATACATTTGTACATAGAACAAGGAGCACAAATTGTAGGCGCCTTCCCATCAGCAACGGAAGGTTATGACCTGGCAGAACCGAATGAACACACCCAATTCCAGGATTTCGGGCACAGTCATTGGAAGAACTCACTTATTTGGGGAATCGGTCTGGAAGACATCACCATCAGCGGACCGGGACTGATTTATGGCAAAGGACTCACCCGTGAGGAAAGCCGCCTGCCCGGTGTAGGCAACAAAGCCATCAGCTTGAAACTCTGCAAGAACGTGACACTGAAAGACTTCTCTTTGTTGCATTGCGGTCATTTTGGTCTGCTGGCTACAGGAGTAGATAATCTCAGCATTCTGAACGTGAAAGTAGATACCAACCGGGACGGTTTTGACATAGACTGCTGCAAAAATGTCCGCATCAGTCATTGTACAGTCAACGCTCCCTGGGATGATGCTATCGTGCTTAAAGCGTCCTACGGATTAGGCTATTTCAAGGATACGGAAAATGTAACCATCTCCGATTGTTTTGTCAGCGGATACGACCGTGGCAGTGTATTGGATTGTACCTGGCAACGAGACGAACCCCAAGCACCGGATCACGGGTTTGTAACCGGACGTATCAAACTAGGAACAGAATCCAGTGGCAATTTTAAAAACATAGCCATTACCAATTGCATATTCGAACGTTGCCGAGGTCTTGCCCTGGAAACGGTAGACGGGGGAAAACTGGAAGATATCGTCATCAGCAACATCACGATGCGCGATATTGTCAACGCCCCTATCTTCCTGCGGTTAGGAGCCCGGATGCGCAGCCCGCAAGGAACGCCCGTGGGCACAATGAAACGCATCCTCATCAGCCACGTCAATGTATTTAATGCCGACTCGCGCTACTCCTCCATTATCAGCGGAATACCGGGAGCCCTTATTGAAAATGTGACACTGAGCGATATTCATATCTATCACCAAGGAGGATATACAGAAGCCGACGGACTTCTGACTCCTCCCGAACAAGAGAAAGTATATCCTGAACCGTGGATGTTCGGAACGATTCCCGCCAAAGGTTTCTACATCCGCCATGCACGCAACATCACCTTGGACAATGTAAATTTCCATTACGAGAAAGCGGACGGACGTCCCTTGTTTGTCACAGAGGATGCCAATGATATCAGATACAGGAACATCACAGTGGATGGAAAAGAATTCAATGCAGCAAACTTATAA
- a CDS encoding glycosyl hydrolase, which yields MKRKYLLFSLLLTGSSLYAQEWPAVHPETRPATRWWWLGSAVDATNLTYNLEEYAKAGLGGVEITPIYGVQGNDKNNLPFLSPQWMNMLQHTETEGKRIGIEVDMNTGTGWPFGGPHVSMTDAATKAIFQSYQVEGGKEITLDLKVEEEKQRPVATLSRVMAYNADNKQCLNLTSKAKNGQLQWKAPAGHWHIITLYIGKTFQKVKRAAPGGEGYVMNHLDKGAVKRYFANFDKAFKENETNFPHTFFNDSYEVYGADWTPDFLEQFARRRGYKLEEHFPEFIAQDRNETTARIVSDYRETISDLLIENFSTQWTNWAHGHGSITRNQAHGSPANLIDTYASVDIPECEGFGLSQFHIKGLRQDSLTRKNDSDLSMLKYASSAAHIAGKPYTSSETFTWLTEHFRTSLSQCKPDMDLMFVSGVNHMFFHGTPYSPKEAKWPGWKFYASIDMSPTNNIWQDAPAFFEYITRCQSFLQMGKPDNDFLVYLPVYDMWQEQPGRLLLFSIHDMAKRAPKFIETVHTISNCGYDMDYISDNFVKSTRCVNGKLLTKGGTSYKAIIIPAVKLMPSEVLGHLLKLAQAGATIIFTENYPQDVPGYGKLEARRKSFAQLQKQLPEVSSFDKTVATPYQKGIIITGNNYQSALEKSGVIPEEMKTRYGLQCIRRSHTDGHHYFISSLQEKGVNDWITLAVPAESAMLFNPMTGEKGKAQTRKEGGKTQVRLQLHSGESVILQTFNHALTEAAEWKYVQEQSVSLSLDHDWKLHFAKSTPKIEGTFDIDTPSSWTEIAHPNAPITMATGVYTNIITVPHIPADDWILDLGDVRESARVRINGQDAGTAWAVPFQLKVGKWLKPGDNKIEIEVTNLPANRIADMDRRGEKWRIFNEINVVNLQYKPVPYTDWQPLPSGLNGSVRLIPVTYK from the coding sequence ATGAAGAGAAAATATTTATTGTTCAGCCTATTACTGACCGGAAGCAGCCTTTATGCACAAGAATGGCCGGCAGTACACCCCGAAACCCGTCCGGCTACCCGCTGGTGGTGGCTAGGAAGTGCTGTCGATGCAACCAATCTGACCTACAATCTGGAGGAATATGCCAAAGCCGGACTGGGAGGTGTTGAAATCACTCCTATTTATGGTGTTCAAGGCAACGATAAGAATAACCTCCCTTTCCTCAGCCCGCAATGGATGAATATGTTGCAACATACTGAAACTGAAGGAAAACGTATCGGTATTGAAGTAGATATGAACACCGGTACCGGATGGCCCTTCGGCGGTCCTCACGTGAGTATGACAGATGCTGCTACCAAAGCTATTTTTCAATCTTATCAAGTAGAGGGTGGAAAAGAAATTACGCTAGATTTGAAAGTAGAAGAAGAAAAACAACGCCCTGTAGCCACTTTAAGCCGGGTTATGGCCTATAATGCGGACAATAAGCAATGTCTTAATCTCACTTCCAAAGCGAAGAACGGACAATTACAATGGAAAGCTCCGGCAGGTCATTGGCATATTATTACCTTATATATAGGTAAAACATTCCAAAAAGTGAAACGTGCCGCTCCCGGTGGAGAAGGCTATGTGATGAACCACTTGGATAAAGGAGCCGTAAAACGTTATTTTGCCAACTTTGACAAAGCTTTTAAAGAAAACGAGACCAATTTTCCACATACTTTTTTCAATGACTCTTACGAAGTATATGGTGCTGACTGGACTCCTGATTTCCTGGAACAATTCGCCCGTCGTCGTGGCTATAAACTGGAAGAACACTTCCCTGAATTTATAGCTCAGGATCGTAATGAAACCACCGCCCGCATAGTCAGTGACTATCGCGAAACAATCTCCGATTTATTGATTGAGAATTTCAGTACCCAATGGACTAACTGGGCACACGGTCATGGCAGCATCACCCGTAACCAAGCACATGGTTCCCCTGCCAATCTGATAGATACCTATGCCTCTGTGGATATTCCCGAATGCGAAGGATTCGGCCTGTCGCAATTCCATATTAAAGGATTGCGCCAAGATTCCCTGACCCGTAAGAATGACTCAGACCTTTCCATGCTGAAGTATGCTTCTTCCGCTGCCCATATCGCCGGAAAGCCCTACACGTCTTCAGAAACATTCACCTGGCTGACAGAACATTTCCGTACCTCACTTTCCCAGTGCAAACCGGATATGGATTTGATGTTCGTATCAGGTGTAAACCACATGTTTTTCCATGGAACCCCCTACAGTCCTAAAGAAGCCAAATGGCCGGGATGGAAGTTTTATGCCTCTATTGATATGTCTCCTACCAATAACATTTGGCAGGATGCTCCTGCTTTCTTTGAATATATCACCCGTTGCCAGTCTTTCCTGCAAATGGGGAAACCGGATAATGATTTTCTCGTTTATCTGCCTGTATATGATATGTGGCAGGAACAGCCGGGCCGTCTTTTGCTGTTCAGCATCCATGATATGGCAAAACGTGCTCCCAAGTTTATAGAGACCGTTCATACCATCAGCAATTGCGGCTATGACATGGATTATATCTCTGACAACTTTGTGAAAAGTACCCGTTGCGTAAATGGCAAATTACTGACCAAAGGAGGAACTTCCTATAAAGCCATCATCATTCCTGCTGTAAAATTAATGCCGTCCGAGGTACTCGGCCATTTACTAAAGCTGGCACAAGCCGGAGCTACTATCATCTTTACCGAAAACTATCCGCAGGATGTACCCGGTTATGGAAAACTGGAAGCACGCCGGAAAAGCTTTGCACAATTACAAAAGCAACTTCCGGAAGTTTCTTCTTTCGATAAAACGGTGGCAACTCCTTATCAGAAAGGAATCATCATTACAGGAAACAACTATCAATCTGCCTTGGAAAAAAGCGGTGTTATTCCCGAAGAGATGAAAACGCGATATGGCTTACAATGTATCCGCCGCTCCCATACCGATGGACATCATTATTTCATCTCCTCATTGCAGGAAAAAGGAGTAAACGACTGGATAACCTTAGCCGTTCCCGCAGAAAGTGCCATGCTGTTTAATCCGATGACGGGAGAAAAAGGGAAAGCACAAACTCGCAAGGAAGGAGGAAAAACCCAAGTACGTCTCCAGCTGCATTCCGGCGAAAGCGTGATCCTGCAAACTTTCAACCATGCCTTGACAGAGGCTGCCGAATGGAAATACGTTCAAGAACAATCTGTCAGCCTCAGCCTTGATCACGATTGGAAACTTCATTTTGCAAAAAGCACTCCCAAGATAGAAGGTACATTTGATATCGATACTCCGTCTTCGTGGACTGAAATTGCTCACCCCAACGCTCCGATTACCATGGCGACGGGAGTATATACTAATATCATCACTGTTCCCCATATTCCCGCCGATGACTGGATACTGGATTTGGGCGATGTGCGGGAAAGTGCCCGTGTGCGCATCAACGGACAAGATGCCGGAACAGCATGGGCCGTACCTTTTCAGTTGAAAGTAGGCAAATGGCTGAAACCGGGAGATAACAAGATAGAAATAGAAGTGACCAATCTGCCTGCCAACCGCATTGCGGATATGGATCGTCGGGGTGAGAAATGGCGTATCTTCAATGAAATCAATGTGGTAAATCTGCAATACAAACCGGTACCTTATACTGATTGGCAGCCATTGCCATCGGGATTGAATGGTAGTGTAAGGTTGATACCGGTTACTTATAAATAA
- a CDS encoding isoaspartyl peptidase/L-asparaginase family protein, with protein MKHLFITILLLLPLCRMLAQEREYVIVVHGGAGAMENLEDDKEKSTLYYAALDSALSIGNAILDAGGEGPEAVMAVVNYFENNPLFNAGKGATCTSTGTFELDASIMEGKDLTAGAVAGLKTVKNPINAAYAVKNKTPHVMLAGEGADRFAKSQGLEIVDNMYFATPKTLKWIEDLKKESKKNGTVGCVVLDKQGNLTAGTSTGGMFKKQWGRVGDSPVIGAGTYADNEGCAVSCTGHGEYFIRHVVAYNLSTRVKLLHQPVGEAADYIIHQELNTKEGNGGLIAVDKKGNFAMPFNSGGMFRGYLYKEKGTGKISKAVGIGKKMKTL; from the coding sequence ATGAAACACTTATTTATCACAATTCTACTCTTATTACCATTGTGCCGCATGCTGGCACAGGAGAGAGAATACGTAATTGTTGTTCATGGAGGTGCCGGTGCTATGGAAAACCTTGAGGACGATAAGGAGAAATCAACCTTGTATTATGCGGCTTTAGATTCAGCTTTGAGTATCGGAAATGCTATATTGGATGCTGGTGGTGAAGGACCTGAAGCGGTAATGGCAGTTGTTAACTATTTTGAGAATAACCCCTTGTTTAATGCTGGTAAAGGGGCTACTTGTACCAGTACCGGTACTTTTGAACTGGATGCTTCTATTATGGAAGGTAAGGATTTGACAGCAGGAGCTGTCGCCGGGTTGAAAACGGTGAAGAATCCGATTAATGCAGCCTATGCGGTAAAAAATAAAACACCTCATGTGATGCTGGCAGGTGAGGGGGCCGACCGATTTGCAAAGTCACAAGGGCTGGAAATTGTAGATAATATGTATTTTGCTACTCCTAAGACATTGAAGTGGATAGAGGATTTGAAAAAGGAGAGCAAGAAGAATGGAACTGTGGGCTGTGTGGTACTGGACAAGCAAGGTAACCTGACAGCGGGAACAAGTACCGGTGGTATGTTCAAGAAGCAATGGGGCCGTGTGGGAGATTCTCCGGTGATTGGCGCAGGTACTTATGCGGATAATGAAGGTTGCGCTGTGTCATGCACCGGGCATGGGGAGTATTTTATCCGTCATGTTGTAGCTTATAATCTTTCTACTCGTGTGAAGTTGCTGCACCAGCCTGTTGGGGAGGCTGCCGATTATATTATCCATCAGGAACTGAATACCAAGGAGGGGAATGGTGGATTGATTGCAGTGGACAAGAAAGGTAATTTTGCCATGCCGTTTAATAGTGGAGGCATGTTCCGTGGCTACTTGTATAAGGAAAAAGGAACAGGCAAAATTTCTAAAGCAGTGGGCATAGGGAAGAAGATGAAAACTTTATAA
- a CDS encoding L-rhamnose mutarotase: protein MENKKQGYKVRKYQGPVKRYCQMLNLKNDAALIAEYRKRHSEGKVWPETLAAIREVGILEMEIYILGTNLFMIVETPLDFDWDTAMARMATLPRQAEWEEYMSVFQQAEPGASSAEKWQLMDRMFYLYE from the coding sequence ATGGAAAACAAAAAGCAAGGATATAAAGTTCGGAAATATCAGGGACCGGTAAAACGTTATTGCCAGATGTTGAATCTGAAAAACGATGCGGCCTTGATAGCCGAGTATAGAAAGCGCCATTCGGAAGGCAAGGTTTGGCCGGAAACATTGGCAGCTATTCGTGAAGTCGGTATTTTGGAAATGGAAATTTATATCCTGGGGACTAATTTGTTTATGATAGTGGAAACTCCTCTCGATTTTGATTGGGATACGGCCATGGCCAGAATGGCTACGTTGCCTCGCCAGGCAGAATGGGAAGAGTATATGTCTGTCTTTCAACAGGCAGAGCCGGGAGCGTCTTCGGCTGAAAAATGGCAGTTGATGGATAGAATGTTTTATCTATATGAATAA
- a CDS encoding ROK family protein translates to MVTGMEKPYVVGMDIGGTNTVFGIVDSRGNVLATDSVKTQSFSKIEDYVEAVSSKLRPLIESFGGVEKIKGMGVGAPNGNYYNGTIEFAPNLPWKGVIPLAALFEEAIGVPTALTNDANAAAIGEMTYGAARGMKDFIMITLGTGVGSGIVINGQLVYGHDGFAGELGHVIVRRDGRQCGCGRKGCLETYCSATGVARTAREFLVARPEPSLLRDIPAEDIVSKDVFDAAVRGDKLAQDIFEYTGRILGEALADFIAFSSPEAIILFGGLAKSGDYIMKPIRKAIDDNILKIYEGKTKLLISELKDADAAVLGASALGWEVRE, encoded by the coding sequence ATGGTAACAGGCATGGAAAAACCCTACGTAGTAGGTATGGACATTGGCGGAACTAATACAGTTTTTGGCATTGTAGATTCGCGTGGTAACGTATTGGCTACCGATTCAGTTAAGACACAATCATTTTCTAAAATAGAGGATTATGTAGAGGCGGTCAGTTCAAAGTTGCGTCCGTTGATTGAATCGTTCGGTGGCGTAGAAAAAATTAAAGGTATGGGGGTAGGTGCTCCTAATGGAAACTACTATAACGGTACCATTGAATTTGCTCCAAATCTTCCTTGGAAAGGGGTGATTCCCTTGGCTGCTTTGTTTGAAGAAGCAATAGGTGTTCCTACTGCTTTGACAAATGATGCTAATGCTGCCGCCATCGGCGAAATGACTTATGGTGCGGCTCGTGGCATGAAAGACTTTATTATGATTACTCTTGGAACCGGTGTTGGTAGTGGTATTGTAATAAATGGACAACTGGTTTACGGACACGATGGTTTTGCCGGAGAATTGGGACATGTGATAGTTCGTCGTGACGGACGTCAGTGTGGTTGTGGTCGTAAGGGCTGTTTGGAAACTTATTGTTCGGCTACAGGTGTGGCACGCACGGCACGTGAATTTCTAGTTGCCCGTCCCGAACCTAGTTTGTTAAGAGACATCCCGGCTGAAGATATTGTATCTAAAGATGTTTTTGACGCGGCTGTAAGAGGGGATAAATTAGCACAAGATATCTTTGAATATACAGGACGTATTTTGGGTGAGGCTTTGGCGGATTTCATTGCTTTCTCCAGTCCGGAAGCGATTATTCTGTTTGGTGGATTAGCAAAATCCGGTGATTATATCATGAAGCCGATTCGTAAAGCTATAGATGATAATATCTTGAAAATTTACGAAGGTAAGACTAAATTGTTGATTTCTGAATTGAAGGATGCTGATGCCGCCGTGTTGGGAGCTAGTGCATTAGGTTGGGAAGTAAGAGAATAA
- a CDS encoding ABC transporter ATP-binding protein yields MIHLENINKTYHNGAPLHVLKGINLDIERGEFVSIMGASGSGKSTLLNILGILDNYDSGEYYLNDVLIKNLSETRSAEYRNRMIGFIFQSFNLISFKNAVENVALPLFYQGVSRKKRNQMALEYLDKLGLKEWAHHMPNELSGGQKQRVAIARALISKPQIILADEPTGALDSKTSVEVMNILKELHKNEGLTIVVVTHESGVANQTDKIIHIKDGLIERIEENIDHNASPFGKNGFMK; encoded by the coding sequence ATGATACATTTAGAGAATATCAACAAAACCTATCATAACGGAGCTCCGCTACATGTTTTGAAAGGTATCAACCTCGACATAGAACGAGGTGAGTTTGTTTCTATTATGGGAGCTTCGGGTTCCGGAAAGTCCACTTTATTGAATATTTTAGGCATCTTGGACAATTACGATTCGGGAGAATATTATTTGAACGATGTATTAATCAAGAATCTGAGTGAAACCCGCTCTGCCGAATACAGAAACCGGATGATAGGATTTATCTTTCAGTCTTTCAACCTGATTTCTTTTAAAAATGCGGTAGAAAATGTAGCTCTTCCCCTCTTCTATCAAGGAGTGAGCCGAAAAAAAAGGAATCAAATGGCATTAGAATACCTTGACAAACTAGGTCTTAAAGAATGGGCGCATCATATGCCCAATGAATTGTCCGGCGGGCAAAAACAACGTGTAGCCATAGCACGTGCCTTGATATCCAAACCGCAAATCATCCTCGCCGATGAACCTACCGGAGCCCTGGACAGCAAAACATCCGTGGAAGTGATGAATATTCTGAAAGAACTGCATAAAAACGAGGGACTGACAATCGTTGTCGTCACTCATGAAAGTGGAGTAGCAAACCAAACGGACAAAATCATCCATATTAAGGACGGACTGATTGAACGGATTGAAGAAAACATAGACCATAATGCCTCTCCTTTCGGCAAGAACGGATTCATGAAATAA
- a CDS encoding ABC transporter permease, with the protein MIDLIQEIFGTIKRNKLRTFLTGFAVAWGIFMLIVLLGAGNGLIHAFESSSADMAMNSIKVFPGWTSKAYDGLKEGRRIELDNKDYRITETDFLQNVISVGATVRQSNVTLTYGQDYVSTTLEGVYPNHKDVERVKPAGGRFINDIDIRQRRKVIILHTKTAEMLFKKDADKAIGKFVNANGVVYQVVGLFTDKGSFQPNAFIPFTTLQLIYNKGDKLNNLIFMTRGLDTEEKNEIFEKEYRKAIGIHHRFTADDKGAIWMWNRFTQFLQQEKGMRILTIAIWVIGIFTLLSGIVGVSNIMLITVKERTREFGIRKALGAKPISILWLIIAESVTITTFFGYIGMVAGIAATEYMNTVAGNQTVDAGVFTETVFLNPTVDISIAIQATMTLVIAGTLAGFFPARKAVMIRPIEALRAD; encoded by the coding sequence ATGATTGATCTTATTCAAGAAATATTCGGAACAATAAAGCGCAATAAATTACGCACGTTCCTCACCGGCTTTGCCGTAGCTTGGGGTATCTTCATGTTGATCGTACTGCTGGGGGCAGGCAACGGACTAATCCATGCTTTCGAAAGCTCATCTGCAGATATGGCTATGAATTCCATCAAAGTATTTCCAGGCTGGACTTCCAAAGCATACGATGGATTAAAAGAAGGACGCCGCATTGAACTGGACAATAAAGACTATCGGATAACCGAAACCGATTTCCTCCAAAATGTCATCAGTGTAGGAGCTACCGTACGTCAGAGTAATGTGACTTTAACATACGGGCAAGACTATGTATCCACCACACTGGAAGGAGTATACCCTAATCATAAAGATGTAGAAAGAGTAAAACCTGCAGGGGGGCGATTTATCAATGACATTGATATCCGTCAACGGCGAAAAGTAATCATTCTTCATACAAAAACCGCAGAAATGCTCTTTAAAAAAGACGCAGACAAAGCTATCGGAAAATTTGTCAACGCCAATGGAGTAGTATATCAAGTAGTAGGCCTATTTACCGACAAGGGAAGTTTCCAACCTAATGCCTTCATCCCATTCACCACCTTACAACTCATATATAATAAAGGTGACAAGCTGAACAATTTGATATTTATGACACGAGGACTCGATACAGAAGAAAAAAATGAAATCTTTGAAAAGGAGTACCGCAAAGCTATCGGCATACACCACCGGTTTACAGCTGATGACAAAGGCGCTATCTGGATGTGGAACCGTTTCACTCAATTCCTGCAACAAGAAAAAGGTATGCGCATTCTGACTATAGCCATTTGGGTAATAGGCATATTCACTTTGCTGAGTGGCATCGTAGGTGTAAGTAATATCATGCTGATCACAGTAAAAGAACGGACCCGTGAATTTGGTATCCGCAAAGCGTTAGGTGCCAAACCTATATCTATCTTATGGCTAATTATAGCCGAAAGCGTAACAATTACCACCTTTTTCGGGTATATAGGAATGGTGGCAGGTATCGCTGCCACAGAATACATGAATACAGTGGCAGGAAACCAAACTGTAGACGCAGGCGTTTTCACCGAAACAGTTTTCCTCAATCCCACAGTAGATATCAGTATAGCCATACAAGCAACCATGACATTGGTGATAGCCGGTACACTGGCAGGCTTCTTTCCTGCTCGTAAGGCCGTCATGATCCGACCAATCGAAGCACTTAGAGCAGATTAA